A part of Pseudoliparis swirei isolate HS2019 ecotype Mariana Trench chromosome 8, NWPU_hadal_v1, whole genome shotgun sequence genomic DNA contains:
- the znf622 gene encoding cytoplasmic 60S subunit biogenesis factor ZNF622 produces MSYTCISCRVAFADGEVQRAHYKSDWHRYNLKRKVADMPAVTAENFQERVLAQRKSDEQQLNDAAATEGCAVCSKKFSSANAHQNHLQSHKHQQAEKQALLAAQRKVERMNEKNLEKGLGDEKVDRDARNEALRQEALQSATPQGAARQKAEKAEIPPRLMWLEEQAKRRETEDGATAVQEEWEDVDDDEEDEEEEEEEAMDQAEGDSAAASDPKPAVALPGSIPATDCLFCAHHSKSLVKNIAHMTRVHSFFIPDAEFLVDVAGLVCYLGEKIGAGNVCLWCNEKGRSFYSAEAVQSHMIDKSHCKLFTDGDSALEFADFYDFRSSYPDRKEGEDADMDDEALTHEENLEYGDEMLELTLPSGATIGHRSLMRYYKQRFGYQRAVVLTHNKNAVGRVLRQYKALGWGGTEGCFYQRPKDMQYVQRMKSKWMMKMGMNHNSTLQHHFRAQVMF; encoded by the exons atgtcctacacctgcaTCAGCTGCCGAGTGGCGTTCGCAGACGGCGAGGTGCAGCGGGCGCACTACAAGTCCGACTGGCACCGCTACAATCTGAAGCGCAAGGTGGCCGACATGCCGGCGGTCACCGCCGAGAACTTCCAGGAGCGCGTGCTGGCGCAGCGGAAGTCCGACGAGCAGCAGCTGAACGACGCGGCGGCCACCGAGGGCTGCGCCGTCTGCAGCAAGAAGTTCTCCAGCGCCAACGCCCACCAGAACCACCTGCAGTCCCACAAGCACCAGCAGGCCGAGAAGCAGGCGCTGCTCGCCGCCCAGAGGAAGGTGGAGAGGATGAACGAGAAGAACCTGGAGAAGGGACTCGGCGACGAGAAGGTGGACCGCGACGCCAGGAACGAGGCGCTGCGGCAGGAGGCGCTGCAGAGCGCGACGCCGCAAGGAGCCGCGAGGCAGAAGGCGGAGAAGGCGGAGATCCCCCCGAGGCTGATGTGGCTGGAGGAGCAGGCCAAGAGGCGAGAGACGGAGGACGGAGCCACGGCTGtgcaag AAGAGTGGGAGGACGTCGACGacgatgaggaagatgaggaggaggaagaggaggaagcaaTGGATCAGGCGGAAGGGGACTCGGCGGCCGCGTCTGACCCCAAACCCGCGGTGGCTCTgccgggttcgatccccgccacCGACTGCCTGTTCTGCGCCCACCACTCCAAGTCGCTCGTGAAGAACATCGCCCACATGACCAGAGTCCACAGCTTCTTCATCCCCGACGCCGAGTTCCTCGTCGACGTCGCCGGCCTCGTCTGCTACCTCG GAGAGAAGATCGGCGCCGGAAACGTGTGTTTGTGGTGCAACGAGAAGGGCCGCTCGTTCTACTCGGCGGAAGCGGTTCAGAGTCACATGATCGACAAGAGCCACTGCAAACTCTTCACGGACGGAGACTCCGCCCTGGAGTTTGCAGACTTCTACGACTTCAG GAGCAGCTACCCcgacaggaaggagggagaggacgcTGACATGGACGACGAAGCCCTGACTCATGAGGAGAACCTGGAATACGGCGACGAGATGCTGGAGCTGACGCTCCCTTCAG GCGCCACGATCGGCCACCGCTCCCTCATGAGGTACTACAAGCAGCGGTTTGGATACCAGCGGGCGGTGGTTCTGACCCACAATAAGAACGCAGTGGGCCGAGTCCTCCGGCAGTACAAGGCTCTGGGCTGGGGGGGAACCGAAG gctgcTTCTATCAGAGACCAAAAGACATGCAGTACGTGCAGAGGATGAAGTCCAAGTGGATGATGAAGATGGGCATGAACCACAACTCCACCTTGCAACACCACTTCAGAGCCCAGGTCATGTTCTGA